One genomic segment of Arachis duranensis cultivar V14167 chromosome 4, aradu.V14167.gnm2.J7QH, whole genome shotgun sequence includes these proteins:
- the LOC107483309 gene encoding uncharacterized protein LOC107483309: protein MPPYAAFMKDFLFEKKALKGDEIVVLTKECSALIQSKLPKKILNLGSFQIPCTIRNVTFDKAFCDLGSSINLMPLSIMKKLKIQEAQRTRIALKMTDKSLKQVHRLAENV, encoded by the coding sequence ATGCCTCCCTATGCTGCATTCATGAAAGACTTTCTCTTTGAGAAGAAGGCTTTAAAGGGAGATGAAATAGTGGTGCTGACCAAGGAGTGTAGTGCACTCATTCAGAGCAAGCTGCCTAAGAAGATACTAAATTTAGGGAGCTTTCAGATTCCTTGTACTATTAGAAATGTCACTTTTGACAAAGCTTTTTGTGATCTTGGCTCAAGTATAAATCTGATGCCCTTGTCCATAATGAAGAAGCTGAAAATTCAAGAAGCACAACGTACAAGGATAGCATTGAAGATGACTGATAAATCTCTAAAGCAAGTGCACAGGCTAGCGGAAAATGTTTAG